From a single Anoplolepis gracilipes chromosome 3, ASM4749672v1, whole genome shotgun sequence genomic region:
- the LOC140664066 gene encoding vesicle transport protein USE1-like, with the protein MSQVSKLEINIKRLLTRCELIAKDDPHKDWKLEKYILALDDMINKLQTLPNKPSKDIMIGYTKRMDFLKGIINAMKLSNPVERVIAAQLLSKNSASTIDSINTNITTQIHQKTIAKYNRELRAELFHTDKTADKDGVRQRLSNSNIQDKDLDAILKYNRNIQEKIAENMLSMTSSMKEQALVANAIIKKDIGALEMSDKLTDINAVKLKKESLKLEEHTNSKWRCWMWLMIAFVLVVFFNMVLFMKVAKKKI; encoded by the exons ATGTCTCAAGTATCTAAGctagaaattaatatcaagcgacttctaacgcgttgcgaattAATAGCAAAAGATGATCCTCATAAAGACTGGAAACTTGAAAAG taTATACTTGCTCTGGATGACATGATAAACAAATTGCAAACCTTACCAAA taaACCGTCCAAAGATATTATGATAGGCTACACTAAACGGATGGATTTCTTAAAAGGGATAATAAATGCGATGAAGTTATCAAATCCAGTAGAGAGAGTAATTGCTGcacaattattatcaaaaaattcagCTTCTACAATTGATtctattaatacaaatatcacAACACAAATACATCAAAAGACCATCGCGAAATATAATCGGGAATTACGTGCGGAATTATTTCACACTGATAAAA CTGCAGATAAAGATGGTGTACGACAGAGATTATCAAATTCGAACATTCAGGATAAAGATTTAGATGCTATTTTAAAGTACAATCGTAATATCCAGGAGAAGATTGCTGAGAATATGCTTTCCATGACTAGCAGTATGAAGGAACAAGCATTAGTGGCGAATGCTATCATAAAAAAGGACATTGGTGCATTGGAAATGTCTGACAAACTAACTGATATTAATGCTGTTAAATTGAAAAAGGAATCTCTAAAGTTAGAAGAACACACCAACTCGAAATGGAGATGTTGGATGTGGCTAATGATAGCTTTTGTTTTGGTTGTATTTTTTA ACAtggtattatttatgaaagtggcaaaaaagaagatttaa
- the LOC140664067 gene encoding LOW QUALITY PROTEIN: osteoclast-stimulating factor 1-like (The sequence of the model RefSeq protein was modified relative to this genomic sequence to represent the inferred CDS: inserted 1 base in 1 codon), protein MMLELHTAMSVVKTPVSPKTTWKPGRVKVVRALCKYNAQRTEELSFDEDDLLYVYDRDTDQNWWRAKCGDQKGLIPIAYMEEQTQEIELPLHDAARRGNVSFLREYLKXGISGSGLDAAGNTPLYWAARTGHLECARELLNLPNPVTNAQNKMGDTPLHVAANHGHLEMINLLLEHNADTTLKNNDGFTAEKLSSDASIKNTIQLREHRYDSTYGYGDEDYNDGDDSD, encoded by the exons ATGATGTTAGAATTACACACAGCCATGAGTGTTGTAAAAACACCTGTATCCCCTAAAACCACCTGGAAACCTG GTAGAGTAAAAGTGGTCAGAGCATTGTGCAAGTACAATGCACAACGT ACAGAGGAATTGTCATTCGACGAGGACGATCTATTGTACGTTTATGATAGAGATACCGATCAAAACTGGTGGAGAGCCAAATGCGGAGACCAGAAGGGACTTATACCTATTGCTTACA TGGAAGAACAAACGCAGGAGATCGAGCTACCGTTACACGACGCTGCTAGACGTGGTAATGTCTCCTTTCTGAGGGAGTATTTGA CAGGTATATCAGGGAGCGGTTTAGACGCAGCCGGGAACACGCCATTGTACTGGGCCGCACGTACCGGTCATCTGGAATGCGCACGCGAGCTTCTCAATCTGCCAAATCCTGTGACAAATGCTCAA aataaaatggGTGACACACCACTGCACGTAGCAGCGAATCACGGACACTTGgagatgataaatttattgttggAACACAATGCAGACACGACCTTAAAGAATAATGACGGTTTCACTGCGGAAAAATTATCCTCTGATGCGTCTATCAAAAATACGATACAATTACGAGAACATCGATATGATAGTACATATGGATATGGCGATGAAGATTATAACGATGGCGACGATagcgattga